A portion of the Doryrhamphus excisus isolate RoL2022-K1 chromosome 20, RoL_Dexc_1.0, whole genome shotgun sequence genome contains these proteins:
- the LOC131107783 gene encoding annexin A11-like isoform X1 yields MSYPGYPPQAGGYPPQPGSYPPQAGGYPPQPGAYPPQAGAGYPPQAGGYPPQAGGYPPQAGGYPPQAGGYPPQAGGYPPQAGGYPPQAGGYPPQAGGYPPAPPTGGWGGGPTGGYPSIGMDNLTNPGYNAGMANQMCHGLGCFSPNPSVYPYIPGGYPPAYHPGGYGAPYPNQQSYGLYPQPGGTMPPPQGPGMGYPGQPMPGYPRAPSPNPTMPGYGAAPAPMPGYPKVPSPNPSMPAYGGGSMPIAAPISKGFRGTIKDFPGADPLKDVEVLRKAMKGFGTDEQAIIDLLGSRSNKQRVPLLRAYKTSYGKDLIKDLHSELSGDFRKLVMATLKSPAEFDASEIHCAIKGAGTDEACLIEILSSRSNAEIKEISRIYKTEYKKSMEDAISSDTSGHFRRLLISLAQGNRDERQNVDLSLAKQDAQALYAAGENKLGTDESKFNAILCARSKPHLRTVFLEYQKMCGRDIEKSIGREMSGDLENGMLAVVKCIKNTPAYFAERLYKAMKGAGTKDTTLIRIMVSRSEVDMLDIRQEYVRNYGKSLYTHISGDTSGDYKKLLLKLCGGSD; encoded by the exons ATGAGCTACCCCGGGTACCCTCCTCAGGCCGGCGGTTACCCCCCGCAACCTGGTTCTTACCCACCCCAAGCAGGGGGCTACCCACCTCAACCTGGTGCCTACCCCCCTCAGGCAGGAGCAGGATACCCCCCTCAGGCAGGGGGCTACCCACCCCAGGCAGGGGGCTACCCACCCCAGGCTGGGGGCTACCCACCCCAGGCTGGGGGCTACCCACCCCAGGCTGGGGGCTACCCACCCCAGGCTGGGGGCTACCCACCTCAGGCTGGAGGCTACCCACCCCAGGCTGGAGGCTACCCACCGGCACCGCCAACAG GCGGCTGGGGAGGTGGGCCTACTGGCGGATATCCCTCCATAGGTATGGACAACCTCACCAACCCGGGATACAACGCTGGCATG GCCAACCAGATGTGCCACGGCTTAGGCTGTTTTTCTCCAAACCCGTCCGTGTACCCCTACATCCCAGGGGGGTACCCACCTGCCTACCATCCAGGCGGGTACGGTGCCCCATACCCTAACCAACAGTCATATGGCCTGTACCCACAGCCAGGAGGAACCATGCCCCCGCCCCAAGGTCCAGGGATGGGCTACCCAGGCCAGCCTATGCCCGGTTACCCCCGTGCACCATCTCCCAACCCCACAATGCCCGGCTACGGGGCAGCACCAGCACCTATGCCAGGGTACCCCAAGGTTCCCTCGCCAAATCCGTCCATGCCAGCCTATGGAGGCGGATCCATGCCGATTGCCGCGCCCATCAGT AAAGGATTCAGGGGGACAATCAAGGACTTTCCTGGAGCGGATCCTCTGAAAGATGTGGAGGTCCTGAGGAAGGCCATGAAGGGTTTTG GTACTGATGAGCAGGCCATCATCGATCTGCTGGGGAGTCGCTCCAACAAGCAGCGTGTGCCTTTGCTCCGTGCCTACAAAACCTCCTACGGGAAG GATCTGATTAAGGATCTGCATTCAGAGCTGTCTGGCGACTTTAGGAAGCTGGTCATGGCCACGTTGAAGAGCCCAGCTGAGTTTGATGCCTCTGAGATCCATTGTGCCATCAAG GGTGCTGGAACCGACGAAGCATGTCTGATAGAGATCCTGTCGTCTCGCTCCAACGCCGAAATCAAGGAAATAAGCCGTATTTACAAAACAG AATACAAGAAGTCTATGGAAGATGCCATCAGCAGCGACACGTCAGGACACTTCCGTAGACTCCTCATCTCTCTAGCTCAG GGCAATCGTGACGAAAGACAAAATGTCGACCTTTCTCTGGCTAAACAAGATGCTCAG GCTCTCTACGCTGCTGGGGAGAACAAGCTGGGAACGGACGAGTCCAAATTTAATGCCATCTTATGCGCCAGGAGCAAACCTCATCTCAGGACGG TTTTTCTTGAGTACCAGAAGATGTGTGGCAGGGATATTGAGAAGAGCATCGGCAGGGAGATGTCAGGAGACCTGGAGAACGGCATGTTGGCCGTGG TGAAGTGTATCAAGAACACGCCTGCCTATTTTGCTGAGAGACTTTACAAAGCCATGAAG gGAGCTGGTACCAAAGACACCACTCTCATCCGAATCATGGTGTCCCGCTCGGAGGTGGACATGCTGGACATCCGCCAGGAGTATGTGAGAAACTACGGCAAGTCGCTGTACACGCACATCTCT GGCGACACCTCAGGAGACTACAAGAAGCTCCTACTGAAGCTGTGCGGTGGGAGTGACTGA
- the LOC131107783 gene encoding annexin A11-like isoform X2 — MSYPGYPPQAGGYPPQPGSYPPQAGGYPPQPGAYPPQAGAGYPPQAGGYPPQAGGYPPQAGGYPPQAGGYPPQAGGYPPQAGGYPPQAGGYPPQAGGYPPAPPTGGWGGGPTGGYPSIGMDNLTNPGYNAGMPGGTMPPPQGPGMGYPGQPMPGYPRAPSPNPTMPGYGAAPAPMPGYPKVPSPNPSMPAYGGGSMPIAAPISKGFRGTIKDFPGADPLKDVEVLRKAMKGFGTDEQAIIDLLGSRSNKQRVPLLRAYKTSYGKDLIKDLHSELSGDFRKLVMATLKSPAEFDASEIHCAIKGAGTDEACLIEILSSRSNAEIKEISRIYKTEYKKSMEDAISSDTSGHFRRLLISLAQGNRDERQNVDLSLAKQDAQALYAAGENKLGTDESKFNAILCARSKPHLRTVFLEYQKMCGRDIEKSIGREMSGDLENGMLAVVKCIKNTPAYFAERLYKAMKGAGTKDTTLIRIMVSRSEVDMLDIRQEYVRNYGKSLYTHISGDTSGDYKKLLLKLCGGSD, encoded by the exons ATGAGCTACCCCGGGTACCCTCCTCAGGCCGGCGGTTACCCCCCGCAACCTGGTTCTTACCCACCCCAAGCAGGGGGCTACCCACCTCAACCTGGTGCCTACCCCCCTCAGGCAGGAGCAGGATACCCCCCTCAGGCAGGGGGCTACCCACCCCAGGCAGGGGGCTACCCACCCCAGGCTGGGGGCTACCCACCCCAGGCTGGGGGCTACCCACCCCAGGCTGGGGGCTACCCACCCCAGGCTGGGGGCTACCCACCTCAGGCTGGAGGCTACCCACCCCAGGCTGGAGGCTACCCACCGGCACCGCCAACAG GCGGCTGGGGAGGTGGGCCTACTGGCGGATATCCCTCCATAGGTATGGACAACCTCACCAACCCGGGATACAACGCTGGCATG CCAGGAGGAACCATGCCCCCGCCCCAAGGTCCAGGGATGGGCTACCCAGGCCAGCCTATGCCCGGTTACCCCCGTGCACCATCTCCCAACCCCACAATGCCCGGCTACGGGGCAGCACCAGCACCTATGCCAGGGTACCCCAAGGTTCCCTCGCCAAATCCGTCCATGCCAGCCTATGGAGGCGGATCCATGCCGATTGCCGCGCCCATCAGT AAAGGATTCAGGGGGACAATCAAGGACTTTCCTGGAGCGGATCCTCTGAAAGATGTGGAGGTCCTGAGGAAGGCCATGAAGGGTTTTG GTACTGATGAGCAGGCCATCATCGATCTGCTGGGGAGTCGCTCCAACAAGCAGCGTGTGCCTTTGCTCCGTGCCTACAAAACCTCCTACGGGAAG GATCTGATTAAGGATCTGCATTCAGAGCTGTCTGGCGACTTTAGGAAGCTGGTCATGGCCACGTTGAAGAGCCCAGCTGAGTTTGATGCCTCTGAGATCCATTGTGCCATCAAG GGTGCTGGAACCGACGAAGCATGTCTGATAGAGATCCTGTCGTCTCGCTCCAACGCCGAAATCAAGGAAATAAGCCGTATTTACAAAACAG AATACAAGAAGTCTATGGAAGATGCCATCAGCAGCGACACGTCAGGACACTTCCGTAGACTCCTCATCTCTCTAGCTCAG GGCAATCGTGACGAAAGACAAAATGTCGACCTTTCTCTGGCTAAACAAGATGCTCAG GCTCTCTACGCTGCTGGGGAGAACAAGCTGGGAACGGACGAGTCCAAATTTAATGCCATCTTATGCGCCAGGAGCAAACCTCATCTCAGGACGG TTTTTCTTGAGTACCAGAAGATGTGTGGCAGGGATATTGAGAAGAGCATCGGCAGGGAGATGTCAGGAGACCTGGAGAACGGCATGTTGGCCGTGG TGAAGTGTATCAAGAACACGCCTGCCTATTTTGCTGAGAGACTTTACAAAGCCATGAAG gGAGCTGGTACCAAAGACACCACTCTCATCCGAATCATGGTGTCCCGCTCGGAGGTGGACATGCTGGACATCCGCCAGGAGTATGTGAGAAACTACGGCAAGTCGCTGTACACGCACATCTCT GGCGACACCTCAGGAGACTACAAGAAGCTCCTACTGAAGCTGTGCGGTGGGAGTGACTGA